TAAGATATGATTGTCCACACCCACTCTCCGTTTACCTAATACACCTGCACGCCAGTAATCCACCGCCCCTGAAGCCAAGCGTCCAATCAAGGCTGCAAACAGCGACAAACCTCCAGGAATGACAAACAAAACCACTACCCACTTACCCAGAGGTGTGGTTGGTGACAAGTCCCCGTAGCCCACCGTCGATGCCGTTACCATCAGAAAGTAGATAAACGTCGATACTTCCTGGGTCAGCGCTTGCTCACCACTGACGGATAACAGCAACCAAGATAAGCCAATGTAGGCCAATAGCAACAAGGCTAAGTTTCGATTACTTAGGCTAAACAGGTTTGAATGTAGCCACTTTCTAAAAGTTATCCAAAGGGACATAGTGCTCCTTGTTACAACGCTGGTTTTTGATCGAACCGATTCAGTGTAAAAAACCAGCCTAGTTGGCTGGTTTCAAAACACAGGGTCGAGCGCTACTTACGCATTGCCTTTCACTTGCAGATTAAGCTGCTCAGCAAAGTCCAACATTCGGTTGAGAGGAATCAGTGATTTCACCCGCACTTCCTCATCAACAAAAATCTCGTGCTCTTCTCCACCATCACGCAGCGCAGACTCAATGGCTTTAAGGCCGTTCATCGCCATCCAAGGGCAGTGAGCGCAGCTGCGACAAGTTGCGCCTGCACCTGCTGTCGGCGCTTCGATCAACTCTTTCTCCGGCACCAACTGTTGCATTTTGAAGAAGATACCCTTGTCTGTAGCAACAATCATCTGCTGATGCGGCAGCTCCTTGGCAGCCTTAATCAGCTGACTGGTTGAGCCTACGGCATCAGCAAGCTCTACAACACTAGCTGGAGACTCAGGGTGAACCAGGATTGCTGCGTCAGGATATAAACCCTTCATTTTACGCAGCGCGTCGGCCGAGAACTCATCATGTACCACACACTCACCTTGCCAAAGTAGCATATCAGCGCCGGTTTTATTGGCAATGTAAGAGCCTAAGTGACGATCTGGCCCCCAGATGATTGGCTTGTCTTCAGCATCCAGGTGCTCAACTATTTCTAGCGCGATGCTCGATGTCACAACCCAATCGGCGCGTGCTTTGACCGCTGCGGATGTATTGGCGTACACCACCACTGTGTGGTCAGGGTGCGCATCACAGAACTCAGTAAACTTATCCGCAGGACAGCCAAGATCGAGTGAACACTCGGCCTCTAACGTTGGCATCAGAATGCGTTTTTCTGGAGTGAGAATCTTAGCAGACTCCCCCATAAAGCGGACACCTGCAATAATCAGAGTGCTGGCAGGATGGCGGTTACCAAACTTAGCCATTTCCAATGAATCACCAACAAAGCCGCCGGTTTCTTCAGCCAGTGCTTGGATCTCAGGATCGGTATAGTAGTGAGCGATCAACACTGCATCTTTGTCTTTGAGCAGTTGTTTGATATTGGCAATATGTGCCTGCTGCTGCTCTGCTGTCAGTGGGACGGGCTTTGGAGGGAAAGGGTAAACTGTTTCTATTTTGTCTAATATGTGGCTCATTGCTTTTGCTCTACGCAACTTCCGATAATCCGGCTATTGTAACCCCAACTTCGACGAAGATTCCAGTTTCTCTACGGCAACAAAAAAAGGAGCGATGTACGCTCCTTTTAGAAATGACCACAAGCTCGGTTATAGATGCTCTTGAGCGAGCTTCGCTGACGCGCTGTTTGGGTATTCAGCGACGACTTGCTGGTAGTACTTCAACGCTTGTGCTTCGTTGTTGTTACGCTTAGCAATATCGCCCAGCTTCACCAATGCATCTGCACGCTTGTTGGAGTCTTTATACGTCACCACCGCAGCAAAGCTTTTTACTGCTTCCTTATCTTGCTTCTTAGCAAAATAGAGCTGGCCTAACCAGTAGTGAGAGTTTGGGGTAAAGCTTGAATCCGGGTAGTCCTTTTGGAACTGTTGGAACGCCGCAATGGCACCGGTGTAATCACGCTTTTTGAGAATCAGGTCGACTGCATTTTGATAAGCAGTTTGCTCGTCCACGTTAGAGCTAAAGGTTCCTGCCGCTTCAGGTTGAGTGTCCTCACTGAGCTCAACTTGCGCTGTGGGCTTAGCCACTTGCTCACGCAGTTTATCCAGCTCGATAAAAAGCTCACGTTGGCGCTGTAACATTTGCTCCATATCGTAAGTACTTTTTTCCAACTGACCACGCAGGTTGCTGATTTCAAGAGACATATCATCAAGCTGTTGCTGCATCTGCAACTGGACTCGATTGCGGTTTTCCAATAGGCGCTCTAAGCGCTGGACATCAGTTTCATTGGCAGAAACTGAAGACGTTGATCGGGCAGTCGTGCTACCGCTTAGATCGGATACTGGAGCTGGTGCAGCGAGCACTTGGCTCGCTGCACTTGCCAGTAACGTTAGCGTAAAAACGCGCTTAAGGTTACTGAACATGAGGCAATTCCTCTATTAGTACACGAGAACTGCGCGGCGGTTCTTCGCGTAAACATCTTCTGATTGACCTAGAAGAAGTGGTTTCTCTTCACCGTAGCTAACGATAGAGATTTGATCGGCTTGAACACCTAGCGCTTGTAGGTATTTAGATACCGCACTTGCACGACGCTCGCCAAGAGCGATGTTGTATTCAGGCGTACCACGCTCGTCTGCGTGACCTTCAATTGTCACGTTTAGCGCAGGGTTCTTGCTTAGGTATGCAGCGTGTGCAGCAAGCATCTCTTCGTAGTCACCAGCGATAGTTGCGTTGTCAAA
The sequence above is drawn from the Vibrio sinaloensis genome and encodes:
- the nadA gene encoding quinolinate synthase NadA encodes the protein MSHILDKIETVYPFPPKPVPLTAEQQQAHIANIKQLLKDKDAVLIAHYYTDPEIQALAEETGGFVGDSLEMAKFGNRHPASTLIIAGVRFMGESAKILTPEKRILMPTLEAECSLDLGCPADKFTEFCDAHPDHTVVVYANTSAAVKARADWVVTSSIALEIVEHLDAEDKPIIWGPDRHLGSYIANKTGADMLLWQGECVVHDEFSADALRKMKGLYPDAAILVHPESPASVVELADAVGSTSQLIKAAKELPHQQMIVATDKGIFFKMQQLVPEKELIEAPTAGAGATCRSCAHCPWMAMNGLKAIESALRDGGEEHEIFVDEEVRVKSLIPLNRMLDFAEQLNLQVKGNA
- the ybgF gene encoding tol-pal system protein YbgF; translated protein: MFSNLKRVFTLTLLASAASQVLAAPAPVSDLSGSTTARSTSSVSANETDVQRLERLLENRNRVQLQMQQQLDDMSLEISNLRGQLEKSTYDMEQMLQRQRELFIELDKLREQVAKPTAQVELSEDTQPEAAGTFSSNVDEQTAYQNAVDLILKKRDYTGAIAAFQQFQKDYPDSSFTPNSHYWLGQLYFAKKQDKEAVKSFAAVVTYKDSNKRADALVKLGDIAKRNNNEAQALKYYQQVVAEYPNSASAKLAQEHL
- the pal gene encoding peptidoglycan-associated lipoprotein Pal, coding for MQLNKVLKGLLIALPVLAVTACSSSDDAANTSGSTETNQTQTVDNTVVSPIDQNGQLSEQELKEQALRETQTIYFAFDNATIAGDYEEMLAAHAAYLSKNPALNVTIEGHADERGTPEYNIALGERRASAVSKYLQALGVQADQISIVSYGEEKPLLLGQSEDVYAKNRRAVLVY